Proteins found in one Vicia villosa cultivar HV-30 ecotype Madison, WI unplaced genomic scaffold, Vvil1.0 ctg.000232F_1_1_3, whole genome shotgun sequence genomic segment:
- the LOC131625644 gene encoding S-protein homolog 29-like: protein MAYSNSILLNFSILVVFLFKVKEITAFDRTVHLSNKDVKPSSIFDRTVHLSIKDVIPSSPKDPIRLTVHCKSKDDDLGLHTLDFGGTYTFTFAPILFPRWVNTLYFCSFTWNRNPHRHYLDVYNQKINNCKHCNWNISKTGGCLNNKCQNWKSIELIEANSTSKM, encoded by the coding sequence ATGgcatattcaaattcaattctgTTAAACTTCTCAATCCTtgttgtatttttatttaaagtTAAAGAGATCACTGCATTTGATCGTACTGTACATCTTTCAAATAAGGATGTCAAACCTTCATCAATATTTGATCGTACTGTACATCTTTCAATTAAGGATGTCATACCTTCATCACCTAAGGATCCGATAAGGCTCACTGTTCATTGTAAATCTAAAGATGATGATCTTGGACTTCACACACTAGATTTTGGAGGAACTTACACATTTACATTTGCTCCTATATTGTTTCCAAGATGGGTTAATACCTTATACTTCTGCAGTTTTACATGGAATAGAAACCCTCATCGTCATTATCTTGATGTTTACAATCAAAAGATAAATAACTGCAAACATTGCAATTGGAATATAAGTAAAACCGGTGGATGTTTGAATAATAAATGTCAAAATTGGAAAAGTATCGAATTAATTGAAGCAAATAGTACATCcaaaatgtaa